TCAGAAATCTGACAAGTCGGGAACCCACTCACAACTGACAACTCACAACTGACTACTACAATGTATACCGCTTAATACCAACCACCGCATTCTTGGTAGTAGTACTGGCCGTGTTAAAATAAACGTAGGCGCGGTATTTATGATCGGTGGTTTCTACCCATACGCCGGCTTCCTGTTTCAGGTTGATGGCGTAATTGGGATCGTTTGTCATATTCAGTTGCTGAAAATCGGGGTCGTCTATATAGATCCCATACTGCATCTGCGCCAGGTTGTAATCCTGCAGGTTAAATACTTTTCTTACATAGGTGCTTTTGTTTACGCCGGTGGGCAGGGTAACACCCGGTAAATATTGCGGATCGGCGGCAGGCGATACCAGGGCGAAGTTAAAGGCGCTGGTGGTAATGTTGCGGTACAGGTAAACCAGGTCAATGCTGCCGGCCCTGGCGGCGGCATCCGCTGCATTGTACGCCGCCATATCAGCGATGGAGATGTACATCAGTCCGCCATCGGTAAGATTAATCCCTTTTTTCATGTCCATTTTTGCAATGGTATACGGTCCCATTTTATACGAGACCGTTTCACCATCGCTGCTTTGAGCTGAAAAAGTAAAGGATACGGATTGTCCACGGGCCTGTTCAGGAATTACATAGTAATACCGCAGCGTAGCTGCATTGGTGTCTTTATTAAAGGTAACGGTGGTTACATTTTTACTGGTTACGGACGCGCTGCCTACGGGGATGCCTATATCAACCCCGGAATTATTCGTGTAGTACGAATTATTTTCCATCCAGGTGCCAACGGCACCATCGATGGAAGCTTCCACGGTGGCATTGGTAAGCTTGCCTTTTTCGGCAATGATGGCCATGGCATAGGCAAACTCAATGGTTTGGCCAACTATATTAGGCCCCTGCGTTCTTTTTATACAATCGTTTTGCAGCGTATCTTTTGGCGTGGGGATCTTGTAGTCCTTTTTGGTACAGCTGCTTAATGAAAACAGGCCCCCGAGTAGCAGAGTGCTTATTGTATTTATAAGTTGAAGTCGCATAGTTTGTATGTTTTTCGTGAAACGTGAAAGGCTGAACTACTGCCAGGATTCCCGACAAATTTCATCCGCGCTGCGGCGGTTTGCCGTTTCCCGTTTGCCGTTTGCCGTTATCGTGGTTGAACAGTTATTAAAACCTGGTACGTTTTGCTGATCTGTCTGTTGCCTGAGATCACGGTATATTGTTTGGGATTAGCCAGATCGGAAAAATCAACTTTGCCAACGATCTTGGGATCCAGCTTGCAATCGGTGGCCAGCGTAAACTGCGGGAACAGGTTCTTCAGATCGGTACCGAACTGCACGGTCACATTTACCGTTTGGGCAGTAGTATCAATAACCGGCTGCTTGGTCAATACGGTTACATAATCAGCGCCCAGCAATTCAAAATTGCTTACATAGCACTCCTGCCGGGTTGTTATCAATAAGCCATCGCCGTCTACGGGATGGTCTTTGCTACAAGAGAAGACACTTAGTATTATTAAGGTGCTTATGATTATACGTTTCATTTTTTCTTTTTTTTGAGTTCCAAGTTCAGAGTTCCGAGTTCAGAGTTTCGGGTTCAACCTGGAACCTGAAACTTTGAACTGATTAACTGGTTACCTCCAGGGAACATTCTGCGTCAGATTCGGATTTCTGTCTCTTTCCGATTGCGGGATCTTGAAAATATAATCCTGCTGGTATTCGCGGAAGGAGGTGTTCTGGAAATACCGTTGCGCCTGTGCCCCCCAGGTATCGTAGCGCCATACACCGGCGGCATTGCCCGGGCCTACCCATCTTGTTTCAATCACGCGCCAGCGGCGAAGATCGAAGGAGCGTTGTCCTTCCCCGATCAGTTCTACTATTCTTTCCTGTTCAATAGCGTCGAAGAAAACACCGGCACCGGATGTTTTAGCCGCGGCCAATGGTGGCAGGTTGCCCCTGTGCCGTACTTTGTTCACCAGGTCAATCGCATCGGGCTGCGGACCACCTACTTCGTTGCTGGCTTCGGCATACATCAGGTACACATCGGCCAAACGAATTACCGGCCAGGCGTAATCGCCATCGCTCCGGCCCTGCCCGGCATAGTTGCGAACGAATTTGCGGAACACAAAGCCCGAATTGGAACCATCGGTATTATACGTGATGTAATTCTGGCCGCCGATGGTTACATTGGCGCCCCATGTTTTGTAGATAAAGGGGCACATGCCTGTTGACGCCAGGGATACCATGCCCAGGCTCATTTCATAATCCCATTCAATGGTTGATTTACACCGGTAGTCGCGGTTGGCATAACTGGCAGGGTTGACTGCCGAGTTAACCCGGGTGCGGGCATCTGCCACGGTGGTGGGGTTCAGCCCAACCAGCTTGGGAGCAAAATCACCAGTAGTAAGCAATTGATAACGATCGGCTATTTCAAAACGGGGCGATACCCAGCATTGTGACCCTTCGTGCGAACGGCCGGCAAAGTCGCGCATCAGTTCTTCGCCCTGGTTGGTGCCGGTGCCGCCATGGGTAAAATACAGCAGGTTTTCCGGATCGCCATTGGCCTTGGGCGTAAACAAATAATAATAGTTGGGTAATTTATCGGCTTTGCCCAGCGTATCAATATCACCCGGCTCACCGCCTTTATATAAGGTAAGTCCGAAGTTGGTGGCTACATTTTTAAAATCGGCCGCTGCGGCAGTGAAGGCGGCAGTCGCTTCTGTCGCATTCTGCGTAAAACCTTCCAGCTCGGGCCAGCCATTCTTTTTCCAGGAACCCCAGTATAAATACACTTTACCACGTAAGGCAAGGGCCGCTGTTTTTGCCATTCTTCCAACTGCCACGTTGGTAGAGGGTGCCGGCAGTTTGTTATAGGCGTAGGTAAGATCGGCAATAATGGAATCTTTTACCTGGCTGATAGGCATACGGGCCAGATCACCGATTTCCACATTGGCATCATCTACACTACTGCTCACCGTGTGGCTGAGAAAAGGCACATCGCCCCACATGCTGATGAGTTTGAAATAACAAAGGGCACGCAACAGGCGGGCTTCCCCTATAATGTTTTCCAGGTTGGGCACCGAGGTGGCGCCTGCCGTTTGCAACATGTTGGTTACATTATCAATTACATAGTTGGCGCGGTTAACCCCGCCATACAGGTACTTGAACATTTTATCGAACGAGCCGCCATAACCGGTAGGGTTGTAATTGCCATTATAATACGCATCACCCAGGCGCAGGTTATTGTTAGTGGCGCTGTTGGTGCCACTGCGGTCGCGGAAATATTCACCCTGGCCATCGAAATAATAATCACGATCGAAGCAAGGCCTGATGGAAGCATAGGCTCCCATCAGTGCATACGTTGCATCAGCTTCAGTTTTCCAGTACTGGGATATCAGGATCTCGGTGGTTGGGTCCTGGTCAAGGAGTCCCTTACGGCAGGCAGTTTGCATTAATACAAAGCCTGCCAGGATAATAAAAACGGGTATTCTTATAGATATAGTTGTATTTCTTTGTTTCATACTGCAGCAGTTTATAATCCTAATTGTACAGACAGGGCATACGATTTAACCAGCGGATACATGTTGTTGTTACTACCCGCTTTTTCGGGATCCAGTCCCCGGAACGAAGTAATGGTAGCGATGTTTTCAGCAGTACCGGCTATACGCAGGCTGGTGATGCCGGCCTTACCTATGAGCTTTTTGGGAATATTGTAGCCCAACTGCACATTCTTTAAGCGGATGTAACTCATATCATCGAGCCAGAAGGTGCTCATACCGGCACCGGTAGCACCTGTTGCCTGGTTGTTGCCACTACCGCCTAAGCGAGGCCATGCGCCGCCGCGGTTGTCCCACGACCAGGGCAGGTTCCAGTGGTCCCAGGTAGATGCATACCGGGCTGTGCTGAAGTTGGTGTTGTTGAATGCATTCAACCAGAAATCTTTCCGGCCGGCAGCGCCCTGTACCATAAAGGCCACATCAAAACCTTTCCAGCTGGCATAGCCGTTAAAGTTTACATAAGTGGTTGGCCTGTCGCGGGCAATGTTTGTATAAGCCCGCATATCGTTGGCATCGATGCGGCCATCGCCATTGATATCTTTCCGGAGGATGTCGCCGGGTTGTGCGCCCTGCGGTGTATTCTTGTAAATATCTTCCCAGGTTTGCGCAATGCCAATGGCTTCATAAGCATACACAAAATTATAAGGCATGTCGAGGAAAATGTTGGCGTTTGAGTTGACAGAACCTCTGCCGATGTACTCATTCCATTTTTCGAGTCTTGTCTGGTTGTACGAGGCATTCAGCGTAAGGGCATAATTCACGGTGCGGATATTGTCTTTCCAGCTGATCGTTCCTTCTATACCCCGGTTGCGCAGGTTGCCAATATTTTTACGGGGTGCATTATACGCACCCGATAACAGGATCGACAGGTCTGACGGCCGGTTCATACCGGTGGTGAGGCGATCGTAATAATCAAACTCACCGGTAAGGCGGTTGTTGAGGAAGGCCAGTTCCAACCCCGCATTCATTACAGTGGTCTTTTCCCACGACAGGCCAACATTCATCAGCTTGCTGTTCACAAAACCGCGGGTAACATTGCCATTGATCATATACAGGTTGTTGGCCAGCGTTTGTTGTTGTTCGTACCTGTCTATCCCGCTGTTGTTACCCAACCCGCCATATGACAGGCGTAACTTACCACTTGTTAAAAACTTATCGGTAAACTTATTGATGAACTTTTCTTCGGTAAAGCGCCAGCCTACGGCTACTGAGGGAAAGAAGCCATACTGGTGACCGGGCAGGAATTTGGATGAACCATCTACCCGGAAATTACCTTCGAGCAGGTATTTGTTAAACGCGGCGTAGTTAACCCTGCCAATATATGAACGCAAACCTTCGGTATTGGAAGTACCACTGGATGATACCACGCCGGTAAGTGCGGCATCTACTTCATGCAGGCCCGGGAACAGGCGGTCGTTGCGTGAACTTCCCTGGCTGCGATCGTACCAGTATTCCTCGCTGTACACAAACAGGGCGCTGATGTCGTGATTGGCAGCAATTGTCGTATGATAGTTGAGGCGGCCATTCATCATGGTTTTGTACCCGTTCAAAGTAGTGTTGCTGATACCGGCATTGGCGCCTACATACACGCGGCTGCCGTAGCTGTTGGTTTGAAAGTTGAATGCCTGGTTGGGCATATTGGCATTATAGGCAAACTGGTTGTAATAATTCAGCGAGTAATCTATGGTTCCGGTCAACCCTTTAACAGGCGTCCAGTCCCAATACATCATGGTATTGGCCTCCTGGCGAGTTTGGCGGTTAAGACTGTTGATGTATAAAGTATAGGGGTTGTATGCCTGGGGATCTTCGCCATAAGCCATTACCCCGCCGTATTTATCGGTGGTAGGATCGTAAGGCAAAATACCCGCAATGGCATATTGCATATCGGTACCGGCAGTGTTGCTGGGGTCTGCATCGGTAAAGCCATCTTCCAGCGCGTAGGTAAGCTTCGACCAGTTACCATTGAATTTTACACCGGTGTTCATATTGTTACGCACCTTGTAATCGAAATTGAAGCGGGCGTTGTACTGGTTGTAATCGTTGTTGATCTGCAAACCGGCTTCGTTGCGCGTGCCTACCGAGATAAAGAAGTTCGATTTATCGTTGCCACCTGTTGCGCTCAGGTTATAGTTCTGGTATTTTCCATCGCGGATGATGATATTCCACCAGTCGGTATTGGGGTAGCGAACGGGATCAATCATGCCCAATGCCATCCACTGGTCGATGGTACCATTTTTAAAGGTCTGGCTGGCAGGCAGGGTATTGGTAGCAGCGCGGCGTTGTTCCAGGGTTAAAGCCCGGGGATAATCGGCCATAAAAGAATAGGCCTTAACCGGTTTTTCCACCGCCATATTGCCGTTGAATGTAATGGCGGTCTTTCTGTTTCCCTTACCGGTTCTTGTGGTAATCAGAATTACGCCGTTGGCGGCTCTTGATCCGTATACCGATGCGGAGGTAGCATCCTTCAACACCGAGATGGTTTCAATATCATTTACGTTAATGCGGTTGATGTCTACATCAGGCATCCCGTCTACCACTACGAGCGGACTACTATTATTTACCGTTCCCAAACCGCGGATCAACAGGGTGGCGCCGTTGCGGCCGGCCATACCGGTGTTTTGCACCGCAGCGAGGCCAGGCACCAGGCCGCTTAACCCGGCCGACACGTTGGGCACTGAACGGGTGGTTATTTTTTCATCAACATTCACGGTACCTACGGCGCCAACCAGGTTTACCTTTTTCTGGCGGCCATACCCTACCACTACCACATCGGTCATGTTGGATACTTTCAGCTTCAGGGAAACATTGTACTCCGTGCGCTCATCAACCGGCACTTCCACAGTTTCGTAACTGGTTGAGGTGAATACGAGAATAGATCCGGGCGATGCGCTGAGGGTAAAAATTCCTTTGGTATTTGTTTTGGTACCAGTGGTTGAGTTTTTAATTACAACAGAAACGGCAGGAACGGGCGCATTGGTTTCGTCGATAACCGTACCTGAAATCGTTTTCACCTGAGACACAGCAAAGAATGGGAGGAATAACAGGGGCAAAAGCAGCTTGGGAACGGGCAGGGGGATCCTGGCCCGCATGTAGCAAGTAAATGGCATAAGCAATCAGTTTTGTGTTTTAGTTTAACCAACTCAAACTTGATAAAAAAAGCTGGAATCGTTTTCATAACCGGGCGATTTATTTACTGAAACGTTTAAGTTCGAAGATGGCAGACGGGAAACGGCAGACGGCAGACAGGGTTTCAGAATCAATGGTTAAGAACAATTAAAACAGGAACTGGGAACTAAAAGTTAACTTTAATAGATAGACAGGAGATTTCTGAAAGACCAATCAAACAGTAGACGTATGTTAAAAGTACTTTCCATACAAATAGCCGATGGCATTGATATTAAAGAATTTAAAACGGTATTTAAGGCGGAGTTGTTACATGGGGATTCTGATGAATTGTTTTACCGGGCTCAATCGCACTCGCCGAAATTCGTGTATATCTTCAAATACGGTATTGTGTGCTTTCTTGGATACAACGAGGTGGAGATCATGGCTTTTATTCAGGCCATCACACCTTATTGCAAAAACCCGTTTGAACAGCACATCAGCGATGAATTTGATATTGAAGTGGATGCCGTCCGTAATAAGTTCGGCTATAATAAAATTGAAATTGAAGGGGAAACTACCGACAGCCTGCGGCTGATTATGCTGAATGTGTCGCAGTCTGTTGCGCTGGACCATTTTAGCCAGCAAACCAACCTGCTGCTGGAAGAAACAACCTATCATACCCAGACATTGGAGAAGAAAGGCCGGCTGGAACTCTCGGGCGGTAACCTGAAAAAATATATTGGCCGCACGCTGAACCTGAAGAACCGCATTGAGGCCAACCTGTATATTTTTGATTCACCCGAAGAAACCTGGGAAGATGAGAATCTGAACCGGCTCGACATTGGTCTGAAAAGAACATTCGACCTGCAGGCCCGGTTCAGAACTATCCGCGAGGGTTTGGAAATTGTAAAAGAAAACCTCGACTTGTTTAAAGACTTGCTTCAATACAGGAACAGCATTGTGCTGGAATGGATCATTATTATCCTCATCCTGGTTGAAGTGATCAATCTGTTTATTGAGAAGCTGATGAAGTAAAGTGATGCTGTTGGCTGCTTAAGTTGCTGTTGCAAGTTGCAGGTTACAGGGCGCCAGTTACCAGTTACCGGGTTCGCAGCCTTCATCTCTGCTTTATGCCTTCTGCTGTTTTCACCACTGAATCCCGATAGCTATCGGGAGCCTACTGCCCACTGCCTACTGCCTTTACCTTTTTACCATTTACCTTGGCGTGAACCGATTTGCCGTTGCCATTGGTGGCTACTTTTCCGTTCACCTTTTTGCCATTTGTCTTTTTGCCGTTTAATTTCTTACCGTTGGTTTTGGTGCCATTCGTCTTTGCTCCATTTACTTTGGAACCATTTACTTTGGCGCCATTTACTTTGGCGCCATTGGCCAGGGCTTTCTTTTTCTCTTTTTGGTCGATCCGGATGTTGTGGCGGATTACCTGCCAGTACTCGGGGCCATATCCTACCAGGATTTCACCGCCGGCCGGAATATCTTTTGCTGCCATGATGAACACGCGTGTTCCTTCTTCGGCATACTCGGCATTATTATTAATGTCTTTAACGCGCTCTAAACCCCGGGCATCGTTCGCGTACCGGGCCAGTGCCTTTTTATCGTTCAAAGCATCGATTACGAAATTGCGTTTTACATAGTAGATGTAAGGGCTTTCGTCTTCATCGGCCTGAACTTCTTTCCAGGTTCTTGTTTTGCCTTTGTACTCTACAATACGGGTTCCTTTAGGAATGAACTTTTTGGTAAATAATCCTTTTCCAGCGTTAGGTAAGGTTGATTTTTTAACGTACAACTGTTTCTCCAGGAATGCCATTCAATAAATAAATAAGTAGTTTAAAAGATGCTTTTACTATTTGTCAAAACCAACAGGCCATTAACCGTACTAATCATTAGTTTATTGTGCATAGTACAATAATAATATTCCGTAGCCCAATAACCGAAAATTGCATGGTTAAACAGGCGTCGAAGATAAGAACTTAAGTGATACTTTTTACATGGTGAACGATGCACCTGGCTGCAACAAATTTGCAGCCACTGTAATTATTTCAGGTTTACGCTGAAAACAGTACTGCCATTTTTTACCGGTAACGTTGCCGGGAGCAAATTTCCCGCTGCTAATTTTCTGGCTAAAGCCGGTACAAAGTTACCCTTATCAATTACTACACACATTTATTATCGGCACAATTCCACCTGTTACATACCGGGAAGAAAATCCCATGCCGGGAAGTTGTCTCATTTGCATACTTCCATAATTCATTCATAGTAAACAGATTGCAATCTGGCACTGAACTGGAATCTATACTGGCATGTGCAAAAAACCGTATAAAATGAAAACGACTACAAATACCAAGCCCTCTACCCAAAACGACCTGATCGCAAAATTTACCCTGTTGGCTGCGATTATTTTATTGCCGCTTTTTATGAGCGCACAAAACCTGGTAACCAATTCCTCTTTTAGTAACAGCAGCACCGGCTGGACGAGCAGCTGCTCTGTTGAAGTGAATCCGGAATCAGTATATGGTGGATCGAGTACCACTAATAATGTTACTGAAATTGATATGGAACGTTGTCTTGATCAGAATGTTTGTATAGTGCCTGGCGCTACATATGTACTTTCTTTCAGGGCATCAAGAAGGATCGATGCTTCTACACCCAGCAACCCCGGCATTGCCATAAAAGTAAAAGGTGTTAACTCCAACACTACCTACGTAAACCAAACTAAAAGCTACAGCAATACCAGCTGGAGCTGGAGTTCTCAAACCTATACCTTTACAGCCGGCAGCAGCGACAAAAGTGTGAACATCCACATCCAGGATAATAACAGTCATTCCACCTATGGAGTTATTGTAGATGATATTGAATTGCACCCGCAAAGTGATATGGCCATCAGCGGCAATACCACCGCAGTAGTAAATACCACGAATGCTTATTCTGTAAGCAACAGCCCTGCCTCAGGCATCACTTACAACTGGAGCTTTGGCGCAAGCTCCACGCCTGCTACTTCTACAGCGGCCACTCCTTCTACCAAATGGACCACCGAGGGCAGCAAGAGTGTATCTGTAGCTATCAGCAATGCAAGCTGCCTGGTAACCACTTTAAGTGCTACCGTAATTGTATCAGGGTCTTTACCGCTTAACTTCACCAGCTTTACCGGTATTAATAAAGATAACAAGGCTGCTCTTAGCTGGTCTACCGCCAATGAAGTGAATAATAACTTCTTTATAGTTGAACGTTCGCTCAATGGCCGCAATTTTGATTCCGTTGGCCGCGTACAGGCAGGCGCCAACACCAGCAATACGTATTCTTTCAATGAGAATAATACCAATGCTACCAGTTATTACCGGGTAAAACAGGTTGACGTCAACGGCGCCTATACTTATTCAACCGTGATCACGCTGAAAAATACCGGCAGCAATAAAGACGTGACTGTATATCCTACACAAGCCACTTCAACTATTAATTATGTATTATCGAGCGAGGCGCCTGCTACGGTTACCGTGCAGGTATACAATATCACCGGCCAACCGGTAATCAGCCAGCAGGCTACATTGATGCAGGGGTTGAATGTGAGAGCGGTGAATGTGTCTACACTGGCTAAGGGGTCTTATGTGTTGCGGATGCAAATTCCTGCTGCCGGGGTTACTTTGGTGAAGCAGTTTAGTAAGTTATAGTTCATAGGTTATTAGGTTCGTAGGTTATTAAGTTCTTAAGTTTTGAACCGAACCCCATAACTTAATAACTTACTAACCTGACACTGTGAATCACAAATGTTGAACTTTAAACTAAGAACTTATTCTCGTATCATTCGAACTTCCCCATAGATTGGCCCAACCATGTTGTATGCAGCAGGTGTAAAAGTAATTTTTACCTGCTGTTTCCCTTTGGTGAGATCAGCAGGAATGGGATATGCGATATCGTAGAATTTGCTGCTCTTGTATTTGTTGAGGTCTTCGGTGGCGATCTTTACGTCGTTTACTAAAATATCGAATGTGCGGCCCCGGTTATCCATTCCCCAGTAGGAGCATAACAAACTATTTGTTTTCTCCGGATCTGTCTTCAGGGTAAACGTGAAATAACCGCCGGGATGCGCCAGCCGGTATTTGCGGGTATGTTCTTCACCCGTATTTATTTTCTCCCCGGTAAATTCATGATCGCGTTCGGGCTGCATTTCGCCCAGGCGTAAAAGATCAACAGTGCTTACCTCCAGCTCATGCCGTTTTTTGCGTTCCGCCTCATATACTTTTTGTTGTTCGGCCCAGCTTTGTGGGGTGAACAGGTCCCAATACACACTGTAAAATTCTTTCTGTACCTGGTTGAATGGTTTGAGGGTAATTTCCTGTGGTTGCCCGGTATTTACCGAATGAAAAACCAGGGGCTGGTTATCATCCGCCTTTAGCCAACCGGCGGGATTGGTTTCAGTTGATACCAGCACGGGAATACCTGTTACCGGATCGGGTTCTTTATTGCCCAATACGCCTGCCAAAACCAGCGGGCCATAAAAAATGGCCAGGCGGTTGGGGTTATCGGGCATTGACCGGGTATATAACTGAAGGCTGGGTTTAACAATCACCGCATCGCCTGTTTTCCAGGTGCGGGTAATGGTGAAATATCCATCGGCGCCGGGCTGCAGATTCGTTTGCTCTTTTCCGTTCACCGCTATCCAAACACCCTGTTTAGCCCAGTACGGGTTACGAATACGCAAAGTAAACGCTACCGGCCGGGCTGCTTTGATGGCCAGCCGGATGTAGTTACTTTCCGGCAGTTGGGTTTGTTGCTCCACTACCACCCCTTTTTCCTTCCAGGTCAACCGCGAGGCGATGAACAGGTTTACATACAGGCTGCCATCTGCGCCCTGGTAATAAATAGTTTCACCATACTTCACATGGTTTTCCATGCCTGAACCCACACAACAGGTAAAGGTGTTGAACGAATCGCTGAACTCCTTTTGCGTTCCCATCCGCAGCGGTACAAAATAACACATCATGCCTGTGCTATGGTCCTGCGACGACAGGATGTGGTTGTATAAGGCCCGTTCGTAATAATCCATAAGGCTGGCGGTGGGCTGCAAGGCGAACAAATGCCGCGTCAGCTTCAGCATATTGTAGGTATTGCAGGTTTCCATGGTATTATCGGTAAGCGTTTCGTTCAACTGACCGGCCGGCCCCAGGTATTCGTAATTGCTGTTGCCGCCTGGCGCGTAGGTATGATCGTTTACTACGGTTTGCCAGAAGAAATCTCCAATGGTTTTGTCTTTTTCCCCGGCGGTTAATTCGTAGCGGCGAATACAACCAATTACTTTCGGGATTTGCGTATTGGAATGTTTGCCGGGCAGGATATCTTTTTGCAGCGCCAGGGAATCGAGGATGCGTTTATCGTGGAATTTATATGAAAGGTCCAGGTACTTTTTTTCGCCGGTGAGGGCGTAGGTATTGTTCAGCACATCGTTCATGCCGCCGTATTCACAAAACAACATCCGTTGCAACGAGCTGTCGGGCAGGTTGCGAAGCAGGTGGGCCGTCCAGTCGGCCATGCCAGTTTCTACCGCCAAGGCTTTTTTATTATCGCAATAGAGGTAGGCATCCAGCAGCCCGGCCATTATCTTGTGCACTGTGTACCAGGGTGACCAGGCGCCATTGAGGTCAAAGCCCCGCGAGTGGATATTCCCTTTTTCCACTTCGGCCCACATACTATCTTCTTTGGGAATGGCGCCCACATAGCCATTGCGTTTAGGCTGGCATTCGGCCAGTTCATCCACGATGTAATTCACTTTACCGAGAAACTGTTTATCGTGCGAGGCGGCATAATGCATGGCGCAGGCAGATAAATAATGACCGAGGGTATGGCCTGCCAGTCCGCTGTGTTCCCAGCCACCATAGTGTTCACCTTTTGGTTTTAGCCCGGCATGTTCGCGAAAATCGGCCAGCAGCCTGTCCGGTTCTATCACCTGCAAATAGCGCACATCCGCTTCCATCGCTTTTTTAAACGGACCATCCAGCAACTGTACATCCTGCAGGTTAAAGCTGTAGGCTTTTATTGGGACTACAGGTTTTACTTTTATCTTACCTACTTGCTTTTCCGGGACATAGGATTGACTATATGTTGTAGTAAACAGCAACACCAGGAGCGATGGTAATAGAGAGTAACTTTTCATTGCTGGACAGGCTTTTATTAGTTCAAAGTTTAAAGTTTCAGACTCGCGGCTGAAGGCCCCAGGCCTCCCCCCGCCCCCCTCCGGTAGAGGGGGAGTTTTGCAATCTCGCGATAAAACTTAACCTGTTCACTTTTCAGAAAGGCCCCCTCCCCACATGTCGGGAGGCACCTATTAACCTGTTAACGTGTTAACCTGTCAACTCTGTCAACTCACCTCCTCCAGGTCAACCCGTCAACTGGTTAACTGGTCAACTACTTATAAAACCTCCACTCCGCTTTATAATCCTTCGGTATAGCCTGATTAGTAAGTATAGCCCTAACCATCGTAACCGGCAGGGAGTTTTCGTGCAGCACGGCATCGTGGTATTGCTGATACGTCATTTTACCGCTGTCAACCAGTTCTTTTTTCATGGCATAGAATTGCAGGCCACCGATCATGTAAGCCAATTGATACAATGGACCGTAATTCCCAATAAACGACCGGCGCACCTCCCCCTCGGCATTGGCCCGCTCGTGCCCTACCCTGTCAACCAGGAAATCAATACATTGCCGGGGCGTCCATTTACCCAGGTGATAGTTGAGTGAAAAGATGATGCGTGCACAACGGTGCATGCGCCAAAACAAC
The Niastella koreensis GR20-10 genome window above contains:
- a CDS encoding DUF4466 family protein, with amino-acid sequence MRLQLINTISTLLLGGLFSLSSCTKKDYKIPTPKDTLQNDCIKRTQGPNIVGQTIEFAYAMAIIAEKGKLTNATVEASIDGAVGTWMENNSYYTNNSGVDIGIPVGSASVTSKNVTTVTFNKDTNAATLRYYYVIPEQARGQSVSFTFSAQSSDGETVSYKMGPYTIAKMDMKKGINLTDGGLMYISIADMAAYNAADAAARAGSIDLVYLYRNITTSAFNFALVSPAADPQYLPGVTLPTGVNKSTYVRKVFNLQDYNLAQMQYGIYIDDPDFQQLNMTNDPNYAINLKQEAGVWVETTDHKYRAYVYFNTASTTTKNAVVGIKRYTL
- a CDS encoding RagB/SusD family nutrient uptake outer membrane protein — its product is MKQRNTTISIRIPVFIILAGFVLMQTACRKGLLDQDPTTEILISQYWKTEADATYALMGAYASIRPCFDRDYYFDGQGEYFRDRSGTNSATNNNLRLGDAYYNGNYNPTGYGGSFDKMFKYLYGGVNRANYVIDNVTNMLQTAGATSVPNLENIIGEARLLRALCYFKLISMWGDVPFLSHTVSSSVDDANVEIGDLARMPISQVKDSIIADLTYAYNKLPAPSTNVAVGRMAKTAALALRGKVYLYWGSWKKNGWPELEGFTQNATEATAAFTAAAADFKNVATNFGLTLYKGGEPGDIDTLGKADKLPNYYYLFTPKANGDPENLLYFTHGGTGTNQGEELMRDFAGRSHEGSQCWVSPRFEIADRYQLLTTGDFAPKLVGLNPTTVADARTRVNSAVNPASYANRDYRCKSTIEWDYEMSLGMVSLASTGMCPFIYKTWGANVTIGGQNYITYNTDGSNSGFVFRKFVRNYAGQGRSDGDYAWPVIRLADVYLMYAEASNEVGGPQPDAIDLVNKVRHRGNLPPLAAAKTSGAGVFFDAIEQERIVELIGEGQRSFDLRRWRVIETRWVGPGNAAGVWRYDTWGAQAQRYFQNTSFREYQQDYIFKIPQSERDRNPNLTQNVPWR
- a CDS encoding SusC/RagA family TonB-linked outer membrane protein, whose protein sequence is MPFTCYMRARIPLPVPKLLLPLLFLPFFAVSQVKTISGTVIDETNAPVPAVSVVIKNSTTGTKTNTKGIFTLSASPGSILVFTSTSYETVEVPVDERTEYNVSLKLKVSNMTDVVVVGYGRQKKVNLVGAVGTVNVDEKITTRSVPNVSAGLSGLVPGLAAVQNTGMAGRNGATLLIRGLGTVNNSSPLVVVDGMPDVDINRINVNDIETISVLKDATSASVYGSRAANGVILITTRTGKGNRKTAITFNGNMAVEKPVKAYSFMADYPRALTLEQRRAATNTLPASQTFKNGTIDQWMALGMIDPVRYPNTDWWNIIIRDGKYQNYNLSATGGNDKSNFFISVGTRNEAGLQINNDYNQYNARFNFDYKVRNNMNTGVKFNGNWSKLTYALEDGFTDADPSNTAGTDMQYAIAGILPYDPTTDKYGGVMAYGEDPQAYNPYTLYINSLNRQTRQEANTMMYWDWTPVKGLTGTIDYSLNYYNQFAYNANMPNQAFNFQTNSYGSRVYVGANAGISNTTLNGYKTMMNGRLNYHTTIAANHDISALFVYSEEYWYDRSQGSSRNDRLFPGLHEVDAALTGVVSSSGTSNTEGLRSYIGRVNYAAFNKYLLEGNFRVDGSSKFLPGHQYGFFPSVAVGWRFTEEKFINKFTDKFLTSGKLRLSYGGLGNNSGIDRYEQQQTLANNLYMINGNVTRGFVNSKLMNVGLSWEKTTVMNAGLELAFLNNRLTGEFDYYDRLTTGMNRPSDLSILLSGAYNAPRKNIGNLRNRGIEGTISWKDNIRTVNYALTLNASYNQTRLEKWNEYIGRGSVNSNANIFLDMPYNFVYAYEAIGIAQTWEDIYKNTPQGAQPGDILRKDINGDGRIDANDMRAYTNIARDRPTTYVNFNGYASWKGFDVAFMVQGAAGRKDFWLNAFNNTNFSTARYASTWDHWNLPWSWDNRGGAWPRLGGSGNNQATGATGAGMSTFWLDDMSYIRLKNVQLGYNIPKKLIGKAGITSLRIAGTAENIATITSFRGLDPEKAGSNNNMYPLVKSYALSVQLGL
- a CDS encoding RMD1 family protein, producing MLKVLSIQIADGIDIKEFKTVFKAELLHGDSDELFYRAQSHSPKFVYIFKYGIVCFLGYNEVEIMAFIQAITPYCKNPFEQHISDEFDIEVDAVRNKFGYNKIEIEGETTDSLRLIMLNVSQSVALDHFSQQTNLLLEETTYHTQTLEKKGRLELSGGNLKKYIGRTLNLKNRIEANLYIFDSPEETWEDENLNRLDIGLKRTFDLQARFRTIREGLEIVKENLDLFKDLLQYRNSIVLEWIIIILILVEVINLFIEKLMK